The nucleotide sequence AAAGCCTAAGTAGTCAGTTCCACTTTTGGCATCTACCAAATAGTCATTCTTAAAATGAAAGTCGGAATTATATCCCAAGCCGATCGAAAGACTGTATTGCTCACTACCGGGAATATCTTTGGTTACGATGTCCACAACCCCTCCGGTAAAATCGGCGGGCTGATCGGCAGTAGAAGATTTTATTACAATAATATTGTCCAGAATCTGGGTAGGAAAAATATCCAATTGGAGGGTGTTACGGTTTGGATCAAGTCCCGGTACGTCTACGCCGTTTAAAATAGACTTGGTATATCGATCACCGAGACCTCTTACATAAACAAATTTCCCTCCTTGTACCGAAACACCCGGAACATTTTTAACAGCACTGGCAATATCACTGGCGCCCGACTTTTTTATGGATTCTACTGAAAGGCCATCCAATAGTACAACAGAGTTCTTTTGAAAACTTAAAACGGCCGATTCAGTATTTTGACGGGCTGTGGCCGTAACCACAACCTCATCAAGTTGTCCCGCACTCGCATTGAGGGTAACATTGATCGTTGTAGTCCCTCCTGCTTCTACAGAGATATCTGTGATTTCTTGTGTTTGATACCCTACAAATGAATACACCAGAGTATAGGTTCCTGCTTCTAGCTCGAGGGCATAGATCCCGTCAAAATCTGATGTAGTTCCCTTTTGAGTATCCTTAACGATAACATTTGCAAAAGCCAGAACGTCGTTAAATTCTCCATCATTTATTTTTCCTGAAATGGTTCCGGATTGTGAAAAGGCAAGACCGGATATAAAGAAGGTAATGAAGAAATGTAATAGTGTCTTTTTCATTTATTTGTCTTAAAAATATTATGTAAAACAATTGCTCGCCTTTTAAAAAAGCGAGCAATTGCGGCTGATATTTAAATAATTATAAATTGGGTATTCGCGATTAAAAAGCTCCTCTTGAACTTGCATAAGTCCAGCCAAAGGAACTAAGGTTAGCACCACCTGTTGTTCCATTTGCAGACCAGTTGGCAGCTCTTGTTGTAAAATCAGGGTTTAGGATAATTTCGGTTTCTCCGGTTCCGGTCTTTTCAATAAAGATTTCATTGGCCGGGGTTACATCTACAACCCAGTTCTGAAAAATTATATCTCCGTTTAAAAAGTTTTGTGCTACTCCGTTATTGTCAAGCTCAACATCCGATTCAGCTTTAAACCCAATAGCCAGAACGTTTTTTGTGGTTCCCATAGCACCATCTCTATAGTCGGCATATTCTCCGTTCTCGGTGTTGAGGTTCCCAATCATGGTAAGGCCATCAATCACAAATGAGCCAAGTAAAGACCCTTCAGGACCATCGATTTCCAATCCGTGATCTGAGATATCTCCGAGAACAACTACAGAATTTGTTATGGTTCCCGAATAAGCCTGGTCTATATCGAGTCCGTCATCTCCTTGAGCCCAAACTACAATGTTTGATGCATTTACTGTACCCCCGAAGAATTCAACTCCGTCATCTACATTACCTACCACTTCAATATTGGAAATTGTAGTTCCGCTTCCAACACCACCCAACGTAAGTCCGTTAATTTCATTTCCTTCTCCTATCAATGTTCCTCCATGACGAATAGAAACATAATTTAAAGTCCCGGAATCATCACCCGGATTGTTGCCACCATAGAGTCCGTTGGTGTCACTTGCCGGTATTCCTTCAATTTGTGCCTGTGTAGCGTTTCCGTCGACTGAAATTGGAGCTCTACCCAGAATTAGTAAACCACCCCAAAGTCCTCTGTCGTTTTGAGATAAATTTGAACCCGAAGATTGGCCCACCTGTATGTTATCTGCTATTGAGGTGAAAATAATTGGATTGCTCGCAGTACCGTTGGCTTCAATTTTTCCACCTCTGGCAATGATAAGTGTTGAAGCGTTTGCTTCCTGTCCGGCAAATGCCTTTATAACAGTACCTTCTTCTATACTTAGTGTAACACCGTCGGTTACTGTAACTCTTCCTTCCAGCTCCCAGATAAGGTCGTTGGTTAAAGTCATATCCTCCGTGATCTGTCCGGAAAGACGAGTGTTAACTACAGAGCCGTCGTCACCATCATCTGTCGGTATCACAGTTCCGTTGTCATCTCCGCTGCAGCTTACTGCAAAAACCATTGCAGTTAGTGCAAAAATTGTTACGTAAAAATTTTTCATTGTTTTCAAAGTGTTATTGATTTATTGGTTTAAATTTTCATTGCAAATAAACAAGCACAATGTAAAGTTGGTGTTAGTTACAGATTACTAGTTCTTTATTCTAAGGTTATCTAAACGTTAATCACAGACCTTCTTTAATTTTTTGCACGGCACCCCTAATTTGGTATCTTGCATCCTTAAACGAATCAACTATGATGCAATGGGAACAGTTGCTATCCCTGAAACGACAAGGGGATATAAATAAGCGCCTGCGAACCGAACAGGATGAAACGCGACTGGGATTTGAAGTAGATTACGACAGAGTGATCTTTTCGTCGGCCTTTAGAAGTCTTCAGGATAAAACGCAGGTCATTCCACTTTCCAAAACATCTTTTGTACATACCCGCTTAACACATAGTCTTGAAGTCTCGGTAGTGGGAAGATCTTTGGGAAGAACCGTTGGAAAGGCAATTCTCGAAAAACACCCTCAGTTACAAACCGTCCACGGACATCATTTTAATGACTTTGGGGCTATAGTGGCGGCTGCGGCTTTGGCACATGATATAGGAAACCCACCCTTCGGACATAGCGGAGAAAAAGCGATTGGAGATTATTTCCAAAACGGAAACGGTAACAGATTTAAGGCGAGGCTTTCCGATAGTGAGTTTCAGGATCTTATTGATTATGAAGGTAATGCCAACGGTTTCAAAATTCTCACAGAGAGTAAGCAAGGCGTAGAAGGGGGATTGCGATTGTCGTTTGCAACATTGGGAGCATTCATAAAATATCCTAAAGAATCACTTCCGAAGAAACCCACTAAACATATAGCCGATAAGAAATACGGAGTCTTTCAGAGTGAAATTCCCTTCTTTACTGAAGTTGCCACTGAGCTTGGATTACAACCAAGAGCTAAGGGAACGAGCATTAGTTATTGCAGGCACCCGCTTGCCTATTTGGTAGAAGCTGCAGATGACATTTGTTATACTATAATCGATTTTGAAGACGGAATTAATCTCGGATTGATCGAAGAGGAGGTTGCCCTCGAATATCTTATTAATCTTGTTAAGGACACGATCAATAGAGAAAAATACAACAGTCTGAAAAAAGCATCAGACCGATTAGCATATCTGCGATCTTTGGCGATTAACACCCTTATCACTGAGGCATCCGGTATTTTTCTTCACCACGAAGAACAAATACGATCCGGAGATTTTTCAGAAGCATTGCTGGATAAGAGTAAGTTTAAGGCACAAATTGATGATATTCTTAAAATAAGTATAGAAAAGATCTATAAAAGCAACGAAGTGATTGAAAAGGAGATCGCCGGATATACGATACTATCTACCTTATTGGACACCTATACCACTGCCTTTGAAAACCATCTCAATAATAGGGCGCGGCATTACGACAAACTCATTTTAAAGGAATTCGACGGAATGTTGGATAACAAAGCTTCTGAATATGAATATTTAATGGAATGCTGCAATTATATTTCACGACTTACCGATGGTAATGCCCTTCAGATCTTTCAAAAGATAAAAGGAAATCTTTAATGAAACGATTTAATTGCCTTTAGTATTTTTTCTGAAGAGATCCCTGCCAGATCGTGTAATTCGGTTACGGTGCCGTGCTCCGGAAAACAATCGGGAATTCCAAGAATCTCAATTTTATTGTGGTACTGATGGCGTACTGCGAATTGTGAAATTACACTTCCGAAGCCACCATTTATAACACCGTCTTCCACTGTAATGATGTGGGTATACTCTGAAAAAATCTGATGCAATAATGCTTCGTCCAGAGGTTTTAAAAATCGCATATCGAAATGCCCCACTGTCGAACTATCATCCAACGATTCAATGGCAGCTGAAACATTAGAAGCGATAGCACCTATACTTAGCACAGCAATTGTACTACCGGATTTGAGCGTTTCTGCGTGGCCCATTTTAATTTCTGAAAAGGGAACCTTCCAGTCTAAGATGGTTCCTCTGCCCCGCGGATATCGTATCGCGATAGGATGTTTCAGTTCCAGTTGAGTGGTATACAAGATGTTGCGAAGTTCAATTTCATTTCTGGGGGCAAAGATCATTAGATTAGGGATACAATTTAGATAAGCGAGATCGAAGATCCCATGATGTGTGGCCCCGTCTTCTCCCACGATGCCCGCACGATCCAAACAAAATATTACAGGAAGATCCTGTAAGCAAACATCGTGAATTAACTGATCGTAGGCGCGTTGAAGGAAGGTAGAATATATGTTACAATATACAGTGAGGCCCTGTGTTGCGAGCCCGGCAGCAAATGTCACGGCATGTTGTTCGGCGATTCCCACATCGAAGGCGCGTTCAGGGAATGCATCCATCATAAATTTCAAGGAACTTCCGGTAGGCATGGCGGGAGTAATTCCCACGATCTTTTCATTCTTACCGGCGAGTTCCACCAGGGTTTTTCCGAATACATCCTGAAATTTGGGCGGCAGAACAGTAGTTCTATCCTTGGGTAGTAAGTCTCCGGTTTCGGCATCAAATTTTCCGGGAGCGTGGTATTTCACCTGATCTTCTTCAGCTTGCCGCAGTCCTTTTCCCTTTTTGGTAATTACATGAAGTAATTTCGGACCTTTTATATCTTTTAATCTGTTTAATTCTGAAATTAGTTTTGAGATATCATGCCCGTCTATAGGTCCGGAGTAGTTGAAATTTAAAGCTTCAAATACATTGTCTGTTTCAGGGGCACCGTCCAGTGTTACTTTAGTTAGGTAGTCTTTAAGTGCGCCTACACTCGGGTCTATGCCTATCGCATTGTCGTTCAGGATCACCAGGAGGTTCGTAGAGGTAACTCCGGCGTGGTTAAGCGCTTCAAACGCCATACCACTGGCTATGGATGCATCTCCTACCACGGCAATGTGCTGTCTGTGGACAGCACCTGTCAATTGCGAAGCAATTGCCATACCCAGCGCAGCTGAGATTGCCGTGCTGCTGTGCCCGGTTCCAAAGGCGTCGTATTCACTTTCACTTCGTTTTGGAAAACCGCTTATACCGTTTAAACGTCTGTTGGAATCGAAGATATCTTTTCTTCCGGTAAGGATCTTATGGCCGTAGGCCTGATGCCCTACATCCCAAATAAGAAGATCTTCGGGAGTATTAAAGACATAATGCAATGCAATAGTGAGTTCGACCACTCCAAGACTTGCTCCCAAATGGCCTTCTTTTACCGCAACGATATTAATTATAAAATCACGAAGTTCCCTGGAAAGTTGAGGCAGTCGATCTTCGGGAATTTTACGCAGATCTTCGGGAAATTTAATACTATGAAGCAGTCTGTCCGGCATTGTACAAAGATACGGTTATTCGCCGTTCGTAAACAGGGATTCCTTAATTTTGAATTTTAAACATTCCATAAAAGATGCTCAAACCTTACGATGATAACTATTTTATGAAACGGGCACTGCAGGAAGCAGAACAGGCTTATGTAAAAGGGGAAATTCCAATAGGTGCGGTGATCGTAAGTAATGATCAGATCATTGCCCGGGCGCATAACCTTACCGAAACATTGAACGATGTCACTGCACATGCCGAAATGCAGGCGATTACCGCAGCGGCAAATTATTTGGGAGGGAAGTATCTCACCAAGTGTACATTGTATGTCACTATAGAGCCTTGCCAGATGTGTGCGGGAGCGTTGTATTGGAGTCAGATATCCAAGATTGTATACGGTGCCAGAGATGAGCAACGTGGATGTATTTCTTTAAACACCAAATTACACCCTAAAACGACCATGACCGGAGGAATATTGGAAAATGAAGCGGCTCATCTTCTTAAAAAATTCTTTATAGAGAAACGGAATTTAAACTAAAAAAACCCGCTTCATTGGAAGCAGGTTTTTGGCTAGCGGTTGGTATGATATATCTATTCGTGAATGACGCGCACTTGTGCCGCAACCATTCCTTTTCGTCCTTCTTCTTCAACATACTCTACTTTGTCGCCCTCGTTAAGTGCCTCACCATTAAGACCTGTTACGTGTACAAAGATGTCTTTGCCGGTTTCATCATTGGTGATAAAACCGTAACCTTTTGATTCGTTAAAAAACTTTACTGTTCCTTCCATTGTAAATAAAAAATAAATTAATAATAAGAAACAAAGGTAGTATATATGGCGGGATAGGGAAGTATTTTGTTAAGAATTTTTACAAAACAACTGATTTATAGCTTCTTATCTTTACTGAATTTCCTCATTTTTTCTATGTTCTCTTTAGTGAGCATATAGTCTTTTACGCTTCTTTTCCGCCAGCGATAATAAATAAATAACGGCATAAGTATAAAAACACCAGTCACGATAGAAATTCCGATTAAAAAATCCCCTGTTGCAAAATTGTCCGGCTTTATATAAAACCCTATAC is from Constantimarinum furrinae and encodes:
- the dgt gene encoding dGTP triphosphohydrolase; this translates as MQWEQLLSLKRQGDINKRLRTEQDETRLGFEVDYDRVIFSSAFRSLQDKTQVIPLSKTSFVHTRLTHSLEVSVVGRSLGRTVGKAILEKHPQLQTVHGHHFNDFGAIVAAAALAHDIGNPPFGHSGEKAIGDYFQNGNGNRFKARLSDSEFQDLIDYEGNANGFKILTESKQGVEGGLRLSFATLGAFIKYPKESLPKKPTKHIADKKYGVFQSEIPFFTEVATELGLQPRAKGTSISYCRHPLAYLVEAADDICYTIIDFEDGINLGLIEEEVALEYLINLVKDTINREKYNSLKKASDRLAYLRSLAINTLITEASGIFLHHEEQIRSGDFSEALLDKSKFKAQIDDILKISIEKIYKSNEVIEKEIAGYTILSTLLDTYTTAFENHLNNRARHYDKLILKEFDGMLDNKASEYEYLMECCNYISRLTDGNALQIFQKIKGNL
- a CDS encoding nucleoside deaminase, whose translation is MLKPYDDNYFMKRALQEAEQAYVKGEIPIGAVIVSNDQIIARAHNLTETLNDVTAHAEMQAITAAANYLGGKYLTKCTLYVTIEPCQMCAGALYWSQISKIVYGARDEQRGCISLNTKLHPKTTMTGGILENEAAHLLKKFFIEKRNLN
- a CDS encoding cold-shock protein is translated as MEGTVKFFNESKGYGFITNDETGKDIFVHVTGLNGEALNEGDKVEYVEEEGRKGMVAAQVRVIHE
- a CDS encoding 1-deoxy-D-xylulose-5-phosphate synthase; this translates as MPDRLLHSIKFPEDLRKIPEDRLPQLSRELRDFIINIVAVKEGHLGASLGVVELTIALHYVFNTPEDLLIWDVGHQAYGHKILTGRKDIFDSNRRLNGISGFPKRSESEYDAFGTGHSSTAISAALGMAIASQLTGAVHRQHIAVVGDASIASGMAFEALNHAGVTSTNLLVILNDNAIGIDPSVGALKDYLTKVTLDGAPETDNVFEALNFNYSGPIDGHDISKLISELNRLKDIKGPKLLHVITKKGKGLRQAEEDQVKYHAPGKFDAETGDLLPKDRTTVLPPKFQDVFGKTLVELAGKNEKIVGITPAMPTGSSLKFMMDAFPERAFDVGIAEQHAVTFAAGLATQGLTVYCNIYSTFLQRAYDQLIHDVCLQDLPVIFCLDRAGIVGEDGATHHGIFDLAYLNCIPNLMIFAPRNEIELRNILYTTQLELKHPIAIRYPRGRGTILDWKVPFSEIKMGHAETLKSGSTIAVLSIGAIASNVSAAIESLDDSSTVGHFDMRFLKPLDEALLHQIFSEYTHIITVEDGVINGGFGSVISQFAVRHQYHNKIEILGIPDCFPEHGTVTELHDLAGISSEKILKAIKSFH